A stretch of the Nicotiana tabacum cultivar K326 chromosome 6, ASM71507v2, whole genome shotgun sequence genome encodes the following:
- the LOC142181773 gene encoding uncharacterized protein LOC142181773, with protein sequence MAEAHNSSFHVSIQMALLEALYGRRCRSPIGWFEVGEAELLGPDLVHQAVEKVRIIQERLKAAQSYQKSYADIHRRKLEFQVDYWEFLRVSPMKGVMRFGKKGKLSPRYVGPYRVTQRIG encoded by the exons ATGGCGGAGGCtcataattccag cttccATGTTAGCATTCAAATGGCCCTGCTTGAGGcattgtacgggaggagatgtaggtctccgattggatggttcgaagtgggTGAAGCAGAATTGTTAGGGCCAGATCTCGTGCACCAGGCTGTGGAAAAAGTTAGAATCATTCAGGAAAGGCTGAAAGCTGCTCAGAGTTACCAGAAATCTTATGCAGACATTCATCGAAGAAAATTGGAATTCCAAGTAGATTATTGGGAGTTCTTGAGGGTATCTCCTATGAAGGGAGtcatgcgatttgggaagaaagggaagttgagtcctagATATGTCGGGCCGTATCGGGTCACTCAAAGGATAGGATAG